The following are from one region of the Bremerella sp. JC817 genome:
- a CDS encoding PDZ domain-containing protein, giving the protein MKVQFWLAPTLFAMGVIASPMLSQARADDAPQAEAEVQVEVEVEQAEAEAPAAKQYWLGVQLAPTPEILKTHVERLKDGAAMVAGVAPGSPAEKAGLKAGDHILKVNDTGVTSPNQVVDIVRTSKEEALSLRVLRGTEIESLTVKLEEAPADMLSKQVPIPQPEVIGIAPGEMGEPNARFRFFGPGQIVPPQVRVKVLGQPLPQNTTIRVERKNDEPAKLHIERDGKTWDITDKEIDKLPEDLQEFARNYLEGGAGMIVIGEQSVPFLQMQERMRALVPGEQPHQIIEGSAVGTAEIDKFHKQLQRDMEEMREMMKQMHERMDQMKKAVPVPPQPEEPGEA; this is encoded by the coding sequence ATGAAGGTCCAGTTTTGGTTAGCACCAACTCTGTTCGCGATGGGAGTCATCGCGTCCCCCATGCTTAGCCAGGCTCGCGCGGACGATGCCCCTCAAGCTGAAGCTGAAGTACAAGTGGAAGTAGAAGTCGAACAGGCCGAAGCTGAGGCGCCAGCCGCAAAGCAGTATTGGCTGGGTGTGCAGTTGGCACCGACTCCCGAGATTCTCAAAACCCATGTCGAACGATTGAAAGATGGTGCCGCCATGGTCGCTGGCGTGGCACCTGGCAGCCCGGCCGAAAAGGCTGGCCTGAAAGCGGGCGATCATATCTTGAAGGTGAACGACACCGGCGTGACCTCTCCTAACCAGGTCGTCGACATCGTCAGAACGAGCAAGGAAGAAGCGTTGTCGCTGCGAGTGCTTCGCGGTACCGAAATCGAATCGCTGACCGTTAAACTGGAAGAAGCTCCGGCCGATATGCTCTCGAAGCAGGTCCCGATTCCTCAGCCAGAAGTAATCGGTATCGCCCCAGGCGAAATGGGTGAGCCGAACGCTCGCTTCCGTTTCTTCGGACCTGGTCAGATCGTTCCTCCGCAAGTTCGCGTGAAGGTCCTGGGCCAGCCACTACCGCAGAACACCACCATTCGCGTCGAGCGTAAGAACGACGAGCCCGCCAAGTTGCACATCGAACGGGATGGCAAGACGTGGGATATCACCGACAAAGAAATTGACAAGCTGCCAGAAGACCTGCAAGAGTTTGCTCGAAACTACCTGGAAGGTGGCGCTGGCATGATTGTGATCGGCGAGCAAAGTGTACCATTCCTGCAAATGCAAGAACGCATGCGTGCCTTGGTTCCAGGAGAGCAGCCGCATCAGATCATCGAAGGCTCGGCCGTGGGGACTGCGGAAATCGACAAATTCCACAAACAACTCCAGCGAGACATGGAAGAAATGCGAGAGATGATGAAGCAGATGCATGAGCGCATGGACCAAATGAAGAAGGCTGTTCCTGTCCCGCCTCAGCCTGAAGAGCCCGGCGAAGCGTAA
- a CDS encoding aldose epimerase family protein, whose amino-acid sequence MNVTASEFGQLPDGTVIAKYTVDNGNGLVMELINYGAVMTSLSAPDKDGKSANINVGFDNLEGYLAGPPYFGATVGRYANRIAKGKFSLDGKEYTLATNNGPNTLHGGLKGFDKVVWAAKKIETEDAVGVQFDYTSKDGEEGYPGNLKVTVKYTLTPDNELVMDYTATTDATTVLNLTNHNYWNLAGAKSGKNYDHLLKLEADKYLPVDENLIPTGDLATVKGTPMDFTSFKAIGKDIQKTGGDPVGFDHCFVLSDQTDKLALAATVKEPTSGRVMEVWTTQPGIQFYSGNFLDGSDANGGLNQHEAFCLETQHFPDTPNQPSFPSATLKPGETFHEVTVHKFSVEK is encoded by the coding sequence ATGAACGTGACCGCGAGCGAGTTCGGCCAACTGCCGGACGGAACCGTGATCGCAAAATACACCGTTGATAACGGCAACGGCCTCGTGATGGAGCTGATCAACTACGGCGCCGTCATGACCAGCCTCTCGGCCCCTGATAAGGATGGCAAGTCGGCCAATATCAACGTCGGTTTCGATAACCTGGAAGGCTACCTCGCCGGTCCTCCTTACTTTGGTGCCACGGTCGGTCGTTACGCCAACCGCATCGCCAAGGGTAAGTTCTCGCTGGACGGCAAAGAGTACACCCTGGCGACCAACAACGGCCCGAACACGCTCCATGGCGGCTTAAAGGGTTTCGATAAGGTGGTCTGGGCTGCCAAGAAAATCGAAACCGAAGACGCCGTCGGCGTTCAGTTCGACTACACCAGTAAAGATGGCGAAGAAGGCTACCCTGGCAACCTGAAGGTCACCGTGAAGTACACGCTGACGCCAGATAACGAGTTGGTCATGGACTACACCGCGACCACCGACGCCACCACCGTCTTGAACCTGACCAACCACAACTATTGGAACCTGGCGGGCGCCAAGAGTGGTAAGAACTACGATCACCTTCTGAAGCTGGAAGCTGACAAGTATCTGCCGGTTGACGAGAACCTGATTCCAACGGGCGACCTGGCTACGGTCAAAGGAACGCCGATGGACTTCACCTCGTTCAAGGCGATTGGCAAAGACATCCAGAAGACCGGTGGCGATCCGGTTGGCTTCGACCACTGCTTTGTTTTGAGCGATCAGACCGACAAGCTGGCGTTGGCCGCGACCGTCAAAGAACCGACCTCGGGGCGCGTGATGGAAGTCTGGACGACGCAGCCAGGCATTCAGTTCTACAGCGGTAACTTCCTGGATGGCAGCGACGCCAATGGCGGCCTGAACCAGCACGAAGCCTTCTGTCTGGAAACCCAACACTTCCCCGACACCCCGAACCAGCCAAGCTTCCCTTCGGCCACGCTGAAGCCAGGCGAAACGTTCCACGAAGTGACGGTTCACAAGTTCTCGGTCGAGAAGTAA
- a CDS encoding sigma-54-dependent Fis family transcriptional regulator, which yields MTRSDHDPFQLLGAAIQENPRLATMLTQIWRQLDTADQLLQLFTGICRALAESFPKSAAQVLQQQSSGDWKPVATAGNPGKVRSQQIDQWLQAEISTGSPAAVSLPMDNEPQRLLILEGVESLPSQSLHAIAQVARFAVNRFIENQNKNDRAQRLKAMLNMVQRWHHTDDLVSLLNEMAQCSTEFFSAERASIFLWDKAKHQLIGRPALGVEDGKLVVPDDKGVVGAVVQSGEPRRVDDMLGHEVNREIDKQLEFHTRSLLCVPLKDRKGKVFGAFELINKKEGNFTTKDEQGLAEVAVHAAAVLESSQQIAELTESRDRIAQAQAAEIQLIGESLAMLELRRNIDRIAATRLPVLVLGENGTGKEVVSRLIHYQSDRRGQPLVAVNCAALPDTLLESELFGHEKGAFTGAHETKAGKFELASGGTLFLDEIGDMSLTGQAKLLRVLENHVVTRLGGQGDIEIDVRVVAATNQDLPQLVKENKFRQDLFYRLDVVSVTLPPLRDRGNDILILAEKFLDLFSRKARRPLPQLSTDAKSRLLGHAWPGNIRELRNTMERIAFLCDRDVITADLIPLETMTGPHVNQVPAQLDLATATEHFQADFISYHMERTGGNMAQAAKNMGVHRSNLHRKMKQLGLLDEKE from the coding sequence ATGACCCGATCCGACCACGATCCATTTCAACTGCTGGGAGCAGCGATTCAAGAGAATCCGCGTCTGGCCACCATGCTGACGCAGATCTGGCGGCAACTCGATACGGCCGACCAGCTCTTGCAGTTGTTCACCGGAATCTGTAGAGCGCTGGCCGAATCGTTTCCCAAGTCAGCCGCTCAAGTCTTGCAGCAACAATCGTCAGGCGACTGGAAGCCGGTCGCGACGGCCGGAAACCCAGGCAAGGTGCGCTCGCAGCAAATCGATCAATGGCTGCAAGCAGAGATCTCGACCGGAAGCCCTGCGGCCGTTTCGCTGCCAATGGATAACGAGCCGCAACGTTTGCTGATCCTCGAAGGTGTCGAATCGCTTCCTTCTCAATCGCTGCACGCCATTGCCCAGGTCGCCCGGTTCGCGGTCAATCGGTTCATTGAAAACCAGAACAAGAACGATCGAGCCCAGCGCCTTAAAGCGATGCTGAACATGGTGCAGCGCTGGCATCATACCGACGACCTGGTCTCGCTGCTGAATGAGATGGCTCAGTGCTCGACCGAGTTCTTCAGTGCCGAGCGTGCCAGTATCTTCCTGTGGGATAAAGCGAAGCATCAGTTGATTGGCCGGCCAGCCCTGGGGGTGGAAGATGGCAAGCTGGTTGTGCCAGACGACAAAGGTGTCGTCGGGGCGGTCGTGCAAAGTGGCGAGCCGCGCCGCGTCGACGATATGCTGGGGCACGAAGTCAATCGCGAGATCGACAAGCAGTTAGAGTTTCATACCCGCAGCCTGCTGTGCGTACCGCTGAAAGATCGCAAAGGAAAAGTGTTCGGCGCGTTCGAGCTGATCAACAAGAAGGAGGGCAACTTCACCACCAAGGATGAACAAGGCCTCGCGGAAGTCGCGGTTCACGCGGCGGCGGTTCTGGAAAGTTCGCAGCAGATCGCCGAACTGACCGAGAGTCGCGACCGGATCGCTCAGGCCCAAGCTGCCGAGATCCAGCTGATTGGCGAATCGCTCGCCATGCTCGAGCTTCGCCGCAACATCGATCGCATCGCAGCAACCAGGTTGCCGGTGCTGGTCCTGGGAGAGAACGGTACCGGTAAGGAAGTGGTCAGCCGACTGATCCATTATCAAAGCGATCGTCGCGGCCAGCCTTTGGTCGCGGTCAACTGCGCGGCGCTGCCAGACACGCTCCTCGAAAGCGAACTGTTCGGTCACGAGAAAGGGGCTTTCACCGGGGCCCATGAAACGAAGGCCGGCAAGTTCGAACTCGCCTCCGGTGGGACGTTATTCCTCGACGAGATCGGCGACATGAGTCTCACCGGTCAGGCCAAGCTGCTGCGAGTTCTCGAAAACCATGTCGTGACGCGGCTGGGCGGACAGGGCGATATCGAGATCGACGTTCGCGTCGTCGCAGCGACCAACCAGGATCTGCCGCAACTCGTGAAAGAGAACAAGTTCCGGCAAGATCTGTTCTATCGCTTGGATGTCGTCTCGGTGACGTTGCCTCCGCTGCGCGATCGTGGGAACGATATTCTGATCCTGGCCGAGAAGTTCCTCGACCTGTTTTCACGCAAGGCCCGGCGACCGCTCCCGCAGCTTTCGACCGACGCCAAGTCGCGGCTGCTGGGGCATGCCTGGCCGGGCAACATCCGCGAGCTTCGTAACACGATGGAACGCATCGCGTTTCTGTGCGATCGCGACGTCATCACGGCCGACCTGATCCCGCTCGAGACGATGACCGGCCCCCATGTCAATCAGGTACCAGCCCAACTCGACCTGGCGACCGCGACTGAGCACTTCCAGGCCGACTTCATTAGCTATCACATGGAGCGGACCGGAGGGAACATGGCCCAAGCCGCCAAAAACATGGGCGTGCATCGCTCGAACTTGCACCGGAAGATGAAGCAGCTAGGGCTTTTAGACGAAAAAGAGTAG
- a CDS encoding sigma-70 family RNA polymerase sigma factor yields MTPTEIAGVDVKPEPAALLQQHDRWLRTALIARLRNSVEVDDVMQETVTAALVNWQQIRDPGAAGPWLYKIAIRQALLYRRKQGRIRKLHEDAQEHAPPRGDSGRNPLDWLLAEERDQMVRDALSELPRRDAEILLLKYTEQWSYREISEHIGISTSAVEARLHRARQRMRERLMAREVISTGT; encoded by the coding sequence ATGACACCCACCGAGATTGCAGGAGTCGACGTGAAGCCAGAGCCAGCAGCATTGCTCCAGCAGCATGACCGCTGGCTGAGGACTGCGCTGATCGCTCGACTTCGCAACTCGGTGGAAGTCGATGATGTGATGCAGGAAACGGTTACCGCGGCGCTGGTGAATTGGCAGCAGATTAGGGACCCTGGCGCTGCGGGACCGTGGCTCTACAAAATCGCCATTCGACAGGCATTGTTGTATCGCCGTAAGCAAGGACGGATTCGCAAGTTACACGAAGACGCCCAGGAGCACGCGCCCCCTCGGGGCGACTCCGGGCGCAACCCACTCGACTGGCTTCTCGCCGAGGAACGCGACCAGATGGTGCGTGACGCCCTGAGCGAACTTCCTCGCCGCGATGCCGAGATCTTGTTGTTGAAATACACCGAGCAGTGGAGCTATCGCGAAATCAGCGAGCATATCGGGATTAGTACCAGCGCAGTCGAAGCCCGACTCCACCGAGCCCGACAACGAATGCGCGAACGACTGATGGCCCGGGAAGTGATCTCCACGGGCACCTAG
- a CDS encoding protein kinase: MSKTDRELVQKITAEARRRSGQARQDFLDDTCGTDVILRQRVEELLVGGPAKTPVPQSLEITSNGAGGATPSQHSVHPKQGNSRLLPGTSVLVRVWASRAYRTIAIVSFVTLIVLLGIGSRYVVWTELCEIREQEFNALLGADVQALTMWIETRKESAAVAARDKDVQVAILSMLRKKRAREDDYSTVDVQEELDFFAKRFPNFSHTKREITDFVAEHDPVTPIGATDEVPQPAVLKDEAVYIVADTTGTIIASSIPETINQKLRGTRRLQIVADLFANKPGFIPPTRTDDEISLPAGLPNLAYAWVYAPIYDENRVPAAVICFGYYSIGNFTHSLTTARTGKTGEAYAFNADGKMLTESRFTADLWQKGMLPKGEPTRANLVLRPPYAANAPPSSPHPRFTRLITSALNSHEAGINAGIMLDPYDGYRGHDVVGAWQWLDDYNFGVTYETEAQEAYRPFTYISIAQIGLLFLIAGFAGLAYYAATSLVHMRRNVGENVVIGAYQLLRKVGEGGMGQVYLARHQMLKRPTAIKLMRPEQTDSALLKRFEREVQLSSRLKHPNTVEIYDYGKTPDNVFYYAMEYLDGITIEVLVRQYGWQSVARVLSVMRQVAASLREAHTNGLIHRDIKPLNIMLCRVGGEFDVAKVLDFGLVKNLTADPNATAVTTTTEISGTPMYIPPERVKNPTQADPRVDIYALGATAYFMLTGQTIFHSNNAVEVLVQIVTKPIPTIHEASDRVIPDALQDLISRCLAKDPNDRPQSADEVLQAVEAIMAEYPWSQQDAKDWWEQHIPTNDLMQLVDQN; this comes from the coding sequence ATGTCGAAGACTGATCGAGAGCTCGTTCAGAAGATTACCGCCGAGGCACGTCGACGGAGCGGGCAGGCTCGTCAAGATTTCCTGGACGATACCTGTGGCACCGACGTGATCTTGCGCCAGCGTGTCGAAGAGTTGCTCGTCGGTGGGCCAGCCAAGACCCCGGTCCCCCAAAGCCTCGAGATCACCTCCAACGGCGCTGGCGGCGCCACTCCTTCGCAGCACTCCGTTCATCCCAAGCAAGGCAATAGCCGCCTTTTGCCGGGCACCAGCGTTCTGGTTCGCGTCTGGGCTTCGCGGGCCTACCGGACGATTGCGATCGTCTCGTTCGTCACGCTCATCGTGCTGCTGGGAATTGGTTCGCGTTACGTTGTCTGGACCGAACTGTGCGAGATCCGTGAACAGGAATTCAACGCATTGCTGGGGGCCGACGTGCAAGCGTTGACCATGTGGATCGAAACCCGCAAAGAGAGCGCAGCGGTCGCCGCACGCGATAAAGACGTTCAAGTAGCGATCTTGAGTATGCTCCGCAAGAAACGCGCTCGCGAAGATGACTATTCGACGGTCGACGTTCAGGAAGAGCTCGATTTCTTCGCCAAGCGTTTTCCCAACTTCTCGCACACCAAGCGCGAGATCACGGACTTCGTCGCCGAGCACGATCCCGTCACGCCAATCGGCGCCACGGACGAAGTACCACAGCCCGCCGTACTGAAGGATGAAGCGGTCTATATCGTCGCCGATACGACGGGGACGATCATCGCGTCTTCGATCCCAGAAACGATCAATCAGAAGCTTCGTGGGACGCGTCGTCTGCAGATCGTGGCCGACCTGTTTGCGAACAAGCCAGGCTTCATTCCTCCGACTCGCACCGACGACGAGATCTCGCTTCCTGCCGGCCTGCCCAATCTGGCCTATGCGTGGGTTTATGCTCCGATCTATGACGAGAATCGTGTCCCGGCTGCGGTGATTTGCTTCGGCTACTATTCGATCGGCAACTTCACCCATTCGCTGACCACAGCTCGCACCGGCAAGACAGGCGAAGCGTACGCATTTAACGCCGACGGCAAGATGCTGACCGAAAGTCGATTCACCGCCGATCTCTGGCAGAAAGGGATGTTGCCGAAAGGCGAACCGACCCGAGCCAATTTGGTCCTGCGACCTCCTTACGCGGCGAATGCTCCGCCAAGCTCGCCTCATCCACGCTTCACGCGGTTGATTACCAGTGCCCTCAATTCGCATGAAGCAGGAATCAACGCGGGGATCATGCTTGATCCTTACGATGGCTATCGCGGGCACGATGTCGTTGGTGCCTGGCAATGGCTCGACGACTACAACTTTGGCGTCACGTACGAAACGGAAGCCCAGGAAGCGTATCGACCGTTCACCTACATTTCGATCGCCCAGATCGGACTGCTGTTTTTGATCGCAGGCTTCGCAGGGCTCGCGTATTACGCGGCGACTTCGCTGGTGCACATGCGGCGAAACGTGGGCGAGAACGTCGTGATCGGTGCCTATCAACTACTCCGAAAAGTAGGCGAAGGGGGCATGGGGCAGGTCTACCTCGCCCGACACCAGATGCTCAAGCGTCCGACCGCCATCAAGCTGATGCGTCCCGAGCAAACCGATTCGGCGCTGCTCAAGCGTTTTGAACGCGAGGTACAGCTTTCCAGCCGTTTGAAGCACCCCAACACGGTCGAGATCTACGACTACGGCAAGACGCCAGACAACGTGTTTTACTACGCGATGGAGTACCTCGATGGAATCACGATCGAGGTGCTGGTCCGGCAATATGGTTGGCAGTCGGTGGCCCGGGTGCTTTCAGTCATGCGGCAAGTGGCCGCCTCGCTTCGCGAAGCCCACACCAATGGCCTGATCCATCGCGACATCAAGCCATTGAACATCATGCTCTGCCGCGTCGGTGGCGAGTTCGACGTTGCCAAGGTGCTCGACTTCGGCCTGGTGAAAAACCTGACTGCCGATCCGAACGCGACCGCCGTAACCACCACCACCGAGATCAGCGGCACGCCGATGTACATTCCGCCGGAACGGGTCAAAAACCCGACCCAGGCCGACCCTCGCGTCGACATCTATGCCCTCGGTGCGACTGCCTACTTCATGCTCACCGGGCAAACGATCTTCCACTCGAACAACGCCGTCGAAGTACTGGTGCAGATCGTCACGAAACCGATCCCCACGATTCACGAAGCCTCGGACCGGGTCATTCCAGATGCCCTGCAAGATTTGATCTCTCGCTGCCTGGCGAAAGATCCCAACGATCGCCCTCAGTCGGCCGACGAAGTTCTGCAGGCCGTCGAAGCAATCATGGCGGAATATCCTTGGTCGCAGCAAGATGCCAAGGATTGGTGGGAACAGCACATTCCCACCAATGATCTGATGCAACTGGTCGATCAGAACTAA